A window of the Patagioenas fasciata isolate bPatFas1 chromosome 32, bPatFas1.hap1, whole genome shotgun sequence genome harbors these coding sequences:
- the LOC136113915 gene encoding microtubule-associated protein 1 light chain 3 gamma-like — protein MHSCNNSSRPFKQRKSLATRMHEVTEIRIKYPNKIPVVVERYQKEKTLPNLSRTKFLVAQDLPLSQFAVTLRTRLCLASSQTFYLLVNNRGLPNMAVTMQELYRDNKDEDGFLYLTYASQEMFGASSSREPQNHPSPACSQGGSSTGEAGDGS, from the exons atgCACTCATGCAACAACAGCTCTCGCCCCTTCAAGCAGAGGAAAAGCCTCG CCACCAGGATGCACGAGGTGACCGAGATCCGCATCAAATACCCCAACAAGATCCCG GTGGTCGTGGAGCGCTACCAGAAGGAGAAGACCTTGCCCAACTTGAGCAGGACCAAGTTCCTGGTGGCCCAGGACCTGCCCCTGTCCCAATTTGCTGTCACCCTGAG GACGCGGCTCTGCTTGGCGTCCTCCCAGACCTTCTACCTGCTGGTGAACAACAGAGGGCTGCCCAACATGGCCGTGACCATGCAGGAGCTGTACCGGGACAACAAGGACGAGGACGGCTTTCTCTACCTGACGTACGCCTCCCAGGAGATGTTCGGCGCCTCTTCCTCCCGCGAACCCCAAAACCATCCATCCCCAGCGTGTTCTCAAGGCGGCTCAAGCACAGGAGAGGCTGGGGATGGATCTTAA